The genomic interval caaccttcaaatttggaccacatgcatagttttgtgcactgaaataaactttgaccttgacattgacctagtgacctactttcacatttttgaaggtacaggcttcaaatttggaccacatgcataatttcgtgttccgaaatgaaatttgacattgattttgacccagtgacctactttcacatttctcaagctacagccttcaaatttggaccacatgcatggtttaatgtaccgaaacaaactttaacctttacattgacctagtgacctactttcacatttttgaaggtacaggcttcaaatttggaccacatgcatagttctgtattccaaaattaaatttgaccttgattttgacctagtgacctactttcacatttctcaagctacagccttcaaatttggaccacttgcgtagttttgtgtaccgaaatgaactttgaccttaagattgacctagtgacctactttcacatttctgtagctacaggcttcaaatttagaccacatgcatggttttgtgtaccgaaacaaactttgacctttacattgacctagtgatctactttcacatttctcaagctacagccttcaaatttggaccacttgcgtagttttgtgtaccgaaatgaactttgaccttaagattgacctagtgacctactttcacatttctgtagctacaggcttcaaatttagaccacatgaataggattgtgtaccgaaacagactttgaccttgacattgacctagtgacctactttcacatttttgaaggtacaggcttcaattttggactacatgcatagatttgtttctgaagtgaaatttgaccttgattttgacttagtgacctacttccacatttctcaagctacagccttcaaatttggaccacttgcatagttttgtgtaccgaattaaactttgaccttaagattgatctagtgacctactttcacatttctcaagctacagctttcgaatttggaccacatgcacagtgttgtgtacggaaatgaaatttgaccttgagctagtcagtaagtcttgaaatttggaacactcaaaaatggcacattggtgggcgccaagatcactctgttttattcttatgaaaagtgttgaaaacctggtttcgtggcattgccgcgtttcttgtttatgattttattttaacctaactagcacacaacttgtatcaccataagatcttggttcctttcttgaactggccagattccatgataagttccagagtgatggcccctgaaagggctagaattagctatttttactttgtctgcacaatagcagcttcatttatgatttgaatttaatcaaacttgcacaaaacttgtgtcaccataacatcttggttcctttcttgaaccggtcagatcccataatgggttccagagttatggcccctgaaagggccaaaattaactattttgaccttgtcagcacaatagcagctttatttatgattttattttaacctaactagcacacaacttgtatcaccataagatcttggttactttcttgaactggccagattccattataagttccagagtgatggcccctgaaagggctagaattagctaatttgaccttgtctgcacaatagcagcttcatttatgatttgaatttaatcaaacttgcacaaaacttgtgtcaccataaaatcttggttcctttcttgaaccggccagatcccataatgggttccagagttatggcccctgaaagggccaaaattagctattttgaccttgtctgcacaatagcagcttcatttatgattttattagctcgactattcgagcCCAAGCGTGGGCGTGAGCGTTAgtgtgagcatcacacaaatggtaaagtttgcgtaccaccccaaatattttcaaagtccattgagatattgctttcatattttgcatacttgtttaccatcatgaccccattctgtaaacaggagcagacaactctatcaagcattttgtctgaattatggccccgttttgacttagaatatgcttattgtaatgttaaagtttgcgtaccaccccaaatattttcgaagtccatttagatattgcttgctttcatattttgcatacttgtttatattttgcatacttgtttaccatcatgacccccattctgtaaacaggagcagacaactctatcaaagattttgactgaattatggccccttttcgacttagaatatgcttattgtaatgttaaagttttactcattgcttatattatactgtcaagcactgagaatagtcaagcccgctgtcaactgacagctcttgttttaaccaaacttgcacacttgtatcaccacaagatcttggttcttttcttgaactggccagattccatcatgggttccagagttatggcccctttaaggtccaaaatttgctatttttgcttttgcagccatatagagacttcatttatggtttgatttgatacaaacttcctaaatatcttcaacaacaataaatcctggattccatgatgaatctgtcaggtccagtcgtaggttccagagttattttatatctgattacctccccttattgtaatcaaaatggatttatatcagtaagtacttataggacttatttgaaatttcattattgtcatttcgttggactgagacagtcagggtagataactatggactgattttatgtccaattacctccctttatttcaaattaaaatgggtatatctccgtaactaatgaagatactgatctgaaatttcatttatgtcaacagatggacttggacaatcagtggagatacatattgactgaatttatgacaaattacctccctttattttatgtaaacgaatatatctcagcagcgtctaatgagattggttttaaatgttatcttagtcttccagggtaaggaatagtcatgttagtacaaaaatgcagcatttgagcctaggaccctcaaacttggtatggaaattggccctgactaggtcaaaagggactgttattagaaaatgtttatcctgatgatatttaatgtgtatgcctatgtgctgtatgtcaaaacttgatcatatcattttgagcaatggtactcaggtgagcgatacagagccatcatggccctcttgttttttattgtcaaGATCTAGGGGCCAGCGCCTTTAAGGTCCCAGTAAACGTCATGCGTCTAAAGATTAAgggtcagatacccaaaatgtcaAAGTCACTTTGATCAGTTAATAGAGAGGTTGGGATTTCATACCTGTACTGCAACagatacatttcattccatatttcAACAAAGCTCAGAACATTACTATTGTCACACAGTTATACCAGTTTAAGACTTAGTCACAGGTGACAGTAgtgtacctaggatacagtatgggtccatgagccatatacacttaaatatacagtcgaataccgttacctcgatattcaagggactgtaaagattgcatcgacgtatccgaagacttctttgtacttgtgttggacgtctatattgtcattatatccaatgctttttgtTAGACGGTTTGAAAGGGGGAAGAAATAATATagaacgtaaatacgattttaattttatttacaaataaaatatcttaattagcattagcatttttattccttccctaaacaagtctgaatgcagcggtaacgttccttgttgagtagtcattttgactgtgcttcaataacgaaaatttgccagttaaatacgcatattgttactcaatacTAAATGGCAGAGTTTTACActgtcaaacagaaaatatttcatccaaattagttgttacaaAACAGCTTTCATGCTTGCACGGtgttttataacactaattattgggaattaaatgcaaacttcctgacatttaaattggattaaagattaaataacaaacaaaacaaagacacaaactaacttgaatatgattaatacatcgccggacaacaataggttgattttcacaccttacaaataacatggatatttttgacaaactgtgatatcgacgaaaccaggtgtaaaaacagtacaggtaagttgacgggactgaaaaatctcatcgagctaaacaaaatatcgagctaatcatatcgaggtaatgataaataattacattaagataaatagggaaaaattgggaccgactcaaacacatcgtgctaaccggagtatcgagctaactgatatcgaggtaacgatattcaactgtattacaaattattattatgtttataaaaaaaaatccaaaaagtcattttgaaaatttttgccCCTGTGACAGTGAGCCATTAGAAAGGTGATCATGAGCATTTTGACTTGTACATTGCTTCCAAGTCcgtaatttttttcaaagaaatatttctttacaaatggttggCCATCTTTTGGGCAAGTAAATGtactctttcagaaaaatcttacttcaaagcccagttgcaAACTGTTTACGCACagcgagcgagcaacggcataaaAATGGTAGTGTTTTCTCTATCCAAATAAATCCCACATATTTTTAGCACCAAAGTCTTCCCCCTAAAACACACCAAGCACACCATGTCagttaaatgctatatttcttaagaatgctttgaaacttaattgcTGACacactatatgttacagaaacacatgtttttactaatttttatgataaaaatcgaaaataatttgtaacgctttacttgaGGTTAACTGCCTTGATTGTAAATATGCatgtttaacacgcatttaacaCCATATCCTCCATAGCGCTATTGGTAGCGAAagcggaaaacttcttttttACTGTGGCGGTCCCAGTTGGATTCTCGACGCGGTcgtctttttttcttgatttggcagttttgaaaaagttggaaagaaaaactcatattctaatgttcataatatgaccaaacttcaatatgaaagataaaataatattttagccaaaatctggaggtcagtgcctttaagtcaTTTCCTCCTAAAGTGTGACATATTTATGGGAAAAATTTGGGACACTTATACTTTACCAATACACAACTTCAGTAAATGCCCagtctgaaattttatttttttgcttattgaatagataaaaaaaaaataaaaacaaaaaaaaaacaactgaaaattaaCCACAGTAATCTAATTTACTATGTTACAAGATGGTGAGTTGAATCCGAAAGAAAGGCAAACTTGTGTTCTCAGAGGACAATTCCGCTAATTATTCATCAGCAGTTTATACATTGAAATGTACATGTACGTGTAAGTTAAATATTTAGCTTGAAAATGTGAACATGTTCAAAATGTAGAGCTTTTGTGGTGTGTCCTTGTcagaaaaatgttacaaaaaatcaTCCGGTCTGATTCACAACTCTGCcttacatttttgcaaaattatgtccctttttcagctAGAGCTTTCATAGTGTTAGGTGGAAAACCAGGAAGGGCTTCAAATAATCATGTGTGCTCTCATTAGATGACACTTGTTTTGAATTAACTAAAAACCTAATGCTGTTCTCATATTTTGGGTAATGTTGTTTAAAGCACAGCTAATCATAGGATTCAGTTACTTGTGGTAAACCAATgggtaaattaaaaataataactttGATAGAACATGTTTGATAGTGATtacttttacatttgttttatttataggACCAGAAAATTGCCTGGGTATATGGAATCTTGCAACAAGTTTGAATTGTTCAAAACTGGTAAAGAAGAGTTGGACATACATTCTCGAGTTTTTTCCAACAGTATTGAACACCGAGGAGTATGGGCACATCTCTGCTGATGATCTCATAGCCATTATCAATGATGATGACTTGAACACGCCCTCAGAGGAGGCTGTGTGTGATGCTGTTTTGAAATGGGTAAATGTTGATTCGGAGACGAGAAGTCATGAATTAGGGAAATTGTTAAGAAATGTTcgatttcctttgatttgtgtGAAATATGTGAAGGAATTGAATAAGAATGAATTGGTTCAGAATCACGAGGGCTGTCAGTTATTGCTCAATGGTGTGTATGAATATTTAACTGCCAAAGATTATGATATAAGTGGGACAAAATATTTGTCTGATATGTCACGAAATTGTCACCATAGACAAGAAGAGATGATGTGTGTTGTAGGCACACGTAGTAGACATCCAAATCCTCAGGCAACAGAAATCAAGTGTTTTAGTTTCCGACGAGATGCAGAGTACACATTAGCTGAACTCCCAACGGAGCCTGGTGCATGCTTTGCAGTCTGTAAGTGTAGGGGAGATATTTATGTCTCGGGCGGCTACCATGGTCAGAATCTTGTTCTTCAGTTTGTGTCAAGTGACAATAGATGGCAGCACTGCAGTCCATTGCTGGAAGGTCGATGGGGTCATTCTATGGTAGAAATAGGAGGCAATATATATGTTGTTGGTGGAAGCACAAGAATCTCACAGACACTTTGTAGCATTGAATGTTATGATCCAAAAATGAATGAATGGAAATTAGTTGGCGGACTTGAAATTCCTGTATCCTTCATGCCAACAGCAGCTATTGGAAACAGAATTTATGTGTTTGGTGGAAAGTTGTCAGATCGGACTTTGTCAACTAAAGTTCAGTGTTTTGACATAAAgagaaaaatgtgttttgttattgaagaTATGCCGTTAATGGCATCAACAGCCAGCAGAGTTGCAGTCGTAGATGAAgcagtttacattttttatcgcCATGGCGATATTGTAGAATTTAAAGTTGGGTCATCTGTGTCAGTAGTGGGAAACATGCCACATTTTGATCACTATGGTGTCATTCCTCATGAAGGACAGATTTTGATTGTTGGTTGTCAGAGTAACCAGTATTCAACAGTGATGTTCAATCCTGTAACACGTGAGATGACGCCATATTGTAGAACAGTGAAAGCAGCACTGTGCAACTTTTACTGCATGCCAGTTGTAATGAGCAGACAACATATAAAGCCAGAAACAGACCAACCGTAATAAATCAAGCCAAATATATTTGTCCATACACCTTTTGTTGCAAGtcattgaatgtatatatttagctcacctgagtgcaaagtgctcaaggtgagctattgagATCACACTGTGTCCGTTGTCATGAGTCATCAATAATTTGACTGTTTACGCTCCGGAGGTCACCAATTTTAGCTCATTctaaataaaacttggtcagaaaattACCCAGTACAATCTTGGATGAGAATgttaatgggtcatctgggatcaaaacctaCGTCtttaggtcagatcatagaaagactttgttaacactctagaggccgcattttctgtttgatcttcttaaaactttgtcagaatgtttgcctttataAAAGCTAGGTCGGGTTGAAAACTTAAATATCTAGGTAAagaaactaggacactaggttgGATCATAGACATTGTTTACACTcagaaggccacattttctacctgatcttcacgagacttggtcagaatgttttaaatctaggataaattttaACTTggttatttatgaaaataactaGATCAtgatgtcaaatcatagaaaacttTGTTAACTATGTAGAGGCCACTACAATGTATTTgaatttgatcttcataaatccTTGTCAGATTATTTGTCTGTgtggaatctaggtcaagtttgaaagtgggatACCTGAGGTCAAAATTATGTCACTAGGTAAATAATTGATaaacttggttaatgatctaCTAGATttactttaaacatggtcagaatgtttgtctctatgaaatcgaGGCCAAATTAGATGCtaggttatctggggtaagaactaggtcaggtgatTGATACAGGGccttgttgttttattattttaccttatttatatTGCGATTGCAAAGCATCCAAGTAATAAATGTTCAGTATTCTTACATTTCCTTTAAGATACTactgtaatttatttttgttagtttattttcaacaaaaaaaactaCAATGAAGGCATTGATAGCTTTTACTACATCAGAGATGCCAGAATTTTTCttaatttgcaaacatttttaaTGCAGAACAGTTTTGTAACATATAATTGTTTTGATAGGCTGTAACAACTGGAAcaggttgattttttttctgacgtGGTTTCTAAATTtgtgaaattcatttttttccagtGTGGTTCAGAATGAATATTACATTGCTGAGTGTGAGACAGTAATATTGTCAATATTTTGGAGAAGTACATTGTACTATCAACCACAGCTCTACCTCAGTTGTCAGTGTTCACGTCATGTCCAAATGTCTAAAATATTAACTGTCCAAACCAAAGCAATGTGATATTTATATGCTGTGATAGTAAGGTATCATAAAGGTTTGGAATTCACTGCCTCAACTGTGAAAATGGGCTCCACAAAAAGAATATAGTTGAATGAAACTGATTGTAGATCATAGTGTAATACTGgcaaatatttttgcaattttaagccatggccctcttgtttaaaattgtttcaatttcatttaccatatattttatgtaaaacaatttttaacaaaacatacatttttgctATTGCAGTAAGTTGCAGTATTACAAGATTGACAGTGACAAGAATGTTACTGTGAGAGaataataatattgatttcaAGGTGCTGTACATCTATAATCAAAATCAGTAATCACATATACAAGGATCATTCAGTAGAACATGAAAGTACTAACATCTTTTAAAGGTGTAGTGAATCAATCTTGATATGATGCATCCCATTGCAGGGTGTTTCTAGGGAAAATCTTGAGAGTATATGAGCAAATTGtgtggataaatattttatcagcGCTTTTTTAAGTATTATATACTAGGTCTGAGGTCACATTATTCTGAAAACGAGAAATTAGAAATGACCAAAATGGCAGTatttattagcttgactatatgaagataaggtagagctattgcactcgccctctTTTGTTAGTGTCCCgacttggtttaagtttttgtatgtaagctggtatctccgtaaccacttgtgggaatggattgaaaattcacaCACATTAACACTGTGATGACCTGACTTGAAGTGCACAGGTTCCAGAGCACTatttgaattatgtcccttttatacttagttaATGTTTCGGTACAATTTCACTCTTATCagtgttattactaaatacatgtGCTCAAACTTAAACTATTGTCAAATTTTGTCACCCGCATTGGAGTCATTAAGCTctccagtgatagctccagcttcctcagattagctgtatttcactatccagcatcaaaatagtggTGCATGCTGACGCCTGCAACATCTCTTGTTAATTCCACACACAGGCCTGTCCCTCAAAGTTCAGTTTACCAAAACCAGAATGCTTTGATAATTTATGCTCTGCAATACACATATGGATTGTTTCACTTTCTGTCTggtctctttttttattttcagtttgtttttcagtccttttcatttattttcttagtaaaaataggttttataCGCGCGAaaggatgtattatgttatgatgctggtgtccgtccgtcctttagcaatttcatgtctgctctgtaactcttgaaccccttgaaggatttcaaagaaacttgacacaaatgctcaccacatcgagatgacgtgcagagtgcatgttttggatggctcatttcaaggtcaaggtcacacttaggggtaaaaggtcatatgactgcttcgtgtctgctctgtaactcttgaactgcttggaggatttcaaagaaacttagcacaaatgttcacaacatcgAGACGACATACAGAATGCATGTTTCTGATGGCTCActtcaacgtcaaggtcacatttgaggGTCAAAGTCATACCTTagggcatatattgctccgcattgcgatgctcttgtttttcgctcacctgagcatgaggtgctcaaggtgaggtattggtaccagtcattgtccggcttcatttgtgcgtcgtccgtcaacatttgccttgtgtgCCAAGgctgtgacccaatctttatgaaacttggtcagaatatttgtctcgatgatctctaggccaaattcaaaactgggtcatgttgggttaaaaactaggtcagtaggctagatcaaaggaaaagcttgtgaacactctagaggccacaattgtgactcaatctttatgaaacttggtcagaatgtttgtcttgatgatctctaggttaaattcgaaactgggtcgtgtggggtcgaaaactaggtcagtaggccagatcaaaggaaaatcttgtttacactctagaatccacagtttaagtttgaaactcagaattggtcaaaatgtttgccttgatgatctctaggttaaattgaatcggggtcatgtgggttcaaaaactaggtcatctggtcaaatcaaatgaaaagcttgataacactctagaggccacgtttatgaccttatcttcatgaatcttggtcaaaatgtttatcttgatgatctttatcccaatttcgaatcttggtcatttggggtcaaaaactaggtcacctgttaaaataaaagaaaaaccttgtatatgcaattGGGGCTGCATTTTTAATTTGAAGTGCATgaacctttgtcagaatgtttgtctgcatgtaATCTCAGATGAATTTtcatctgggtcacatggggtcaaaatctaggtcaccaggtcaaatcaaagaataagcttgtttacactctaggtggtacatttttgattctatcttcataaaacttggtcagaatatttgttatcataaagtcttaGAAGATTTAAAATCTgagtcacgtggggtcaaaaactaggtcacaaggtcaaatgaaaggaaaagcttgtatacactctagaggccacttttttgctccaatcttcccgaaactttgtcagaatgtttgttcttatgaaatcttggacaagtttgaatctgggtcatgtgggataaaaaattaggtcacttggtcagatcaaaaaaaatgcttgtgtacattcaagaggccacatttttggtccaatcttaatgaaatttggtcagactgTCTCCAACATTTAAATCATGTTTACACttttatggtgtgttactcaggtgagcgacctagggccatcttggccctcttgtttcaatatCAGGATGATTCTATCAAGTTTTATGTTACTAAAACTGGTGCTGCCAAGTTTTTTAAATATGTGTAGTACTGTTTCAGTCGGGCTATCTTGCT from Mercenaria mercenaria strain notata chromosome 2, MADL_Memer_1, whole genome shotgun sequence carries:
- the LOC123564738 gene encoding kelch-like protein 24, translated to MAIENNFKSEYHEVLSQGIEEIWRDESFTDIVVHVGTKTYNCHKMILSSLSAYFSAMFRSGMQETLQGTVNLQNIEPDVFEAILSFMYTGSDVITPDNVQLLLQAAVMLQIKCLQEQCEMYLKKQIGPENCLGIWNLATSLNCSKLVKKSWTYILEFFPTVLNTEEYGHISADDLIAIINDDDLNTPSEEAVCDAVLKWVNVDSETRSHELGKLLRNVRFPLICVKYVKELNKNELVQNHEGCQLLLNGVYEYLTAKDYDISGTKYLSDMSRNCHHRQEEMMCVVGTRSRHPNPQATEIKCFSFRRDAEYTLAELPTEPGACFAVCKCRGDIYVSGGYHGQNLVLQFVSSDNRWQHCSPLLEGRWGHSMVEIGGNIYVVGGSTRISQTLCSIECYDPKMNEWKLVGGLEIPVSFMPTAAIGNRIYVFGGKLSDRTLSTKVQCFDIKRKMCFVIEDMPLMASTASRVAVVDEAVYIFYRHGDIVEFKVGSSVSVVGNMPHFDHYGVIPHEGQILIVGCQSNQYSTVMFNPVTREMTPYCRTVKAALCNFYCMPVVMSRQHIKPETDQP